Proteins from a single region of Mycobacteriales bacterium:
- a CDS encoding MFS transporter, which translates to MSSTAAPATGRIPYKWIALSNTTLGILMATINSSILMIALPDIFRGIKLNPLAPGNTPYFLWILMGFLLVTSVLVVSLGRVGDIYGRVKMFNLGFAIFTAFSILLSVTWMTGTHAALWIVLMRLGQGVGGACILANSSAIVTDAFAEKERGLALSINGVAAISGSFIGLVLGGLLAPVTWRLVFIISVPLGLFGTVWSYLKLRDNGVRTPAKIDWVGNILFAAGLVGVLLSIVYGLEPYGGHTMGWTKPFVLACAFGGLAILAVFIVVENHVKDPMFRLHLFRSRTFTMGNVTGLLAGLSRGGLMFTLIIWLQGIWLPQHGYSFERTPLWAGIYMVPLTVGFLISGPVSGRLTDRFGAKPFATAGMALSGVCFLFFDLMPMNFSYVWFALLLLVMGLSLGLFFAPNIASVMNSVPASQRGAGAGMLNTFQNSAQVLSIGVFFTVITLGLASRLPHALESGLVGQGMPAGQAHTIAHLPPIGILFAAFLGYNPIQQLIGSAAHAHVTAAHYHYLTGRSFFPSLITGPFGHGLHLAMLMAAGVSFVGAICSGLRGSDTVEGRIQGTAESVEAGIAGAGDEVMAEIGAGVAVES; encoded by the coding sequence TTGTCCAGCACCGCTGCACCCGCCACCGGACGCATCCCGTACAAGTGGATCGCGCTGTCGAACACGACGCTCGGCATCCTCATGGCGACGATCAACAGTTCGATCCTGATGATCGCCCTGCCCGACATCTTCCGCGGCATCAAGCTCAACCCGCTCGCCCCCGGCAACACGCCGTACTTCCTGTGGATCCTGATGGGGTTCCTGCTGGTCACGAGCGTGCTGGTGGTGAGCCTCGGTCGCGTCGGCGACATCTACGGGCGCGTCAAGATGTTCAACCTCGGCTTCGCGATCTTCACCGCGTTCTCGATCCTGCTGTCGGTCACCTGGATGACGGGCACGCACGCGGCGCTGTGGATCGTGCTGATGCGACTCGGTCAGGGCGTCGGCGGCGCGTGCATCCTCGCGAACTCCTCGGCGATCGTCACCGACGCGTTCGCCGAGAAGGAGCGCGGGCTCGCGCTGTCGATCAACGGTGTCGCCGCGATCAGCGGCTCGTTCATCGGCCTCGTGCTCGGCGGTCTGCTGGCGCCGGTCACCTGGCGCCTGGTGTTCATCATCTCGGTGCCCCTGGGGCTGTTCGGGACCGTCTGGTCCTACCTGAAGCTGCGTGACAACGGGGTGCGCACCCCGGCCAAGATCGACTGGGTCGGCAACATCCTGTTCGCGGCCGGACTCGTGGGCGTGCTGCTGTCGATCGTGTACGGCCTCGAGCCGTACGGCGGTCACACCATGGGCTGGACCAAGCCGTTCGTGCTGGCGTGCGCGTTCGGCGGTCTGGCGATCCTTGCCGTGTTCATCGTCGTGGAGAACCACGTCAAGGACCCGATGTTCCGGCTGCACCTGTTCCGGAGCCGGACGTTCACGATGGGCAACGTCACCGGTCTGCTCGCGGGTCTGTCGCGCGGCGGGTTGATGTTCACGCTGATCATCTGGCTACAGGGGATCTGGCTGCCCCAGCACGGCTACTCCTTCGAGCGCACGCCGCTGTGGGCGGGCATCTACATGGTCCCGCTCACGGTCGGCTTCCTGATCTCCGGACCGGTGTCCGGGCGGTTGACCGACCGGTTCGGCGCGAAGCCGTTCGCCACCGCGGGCATGGCGCTGTCCGGCGTGTGCTTCCTGTTCTTCGACCTGATGCCGATGAACTTCAGCTACGTGTGGTTCGCGCTGCTGCTGCTCGTGATGGGGCTGTCCCTCGGGCTGTTCTTCGCGCCGAACATCGCCAGCGTCATGAACTCCGTGCCCGCGTCGCAGCGGGGCGCCGGGGCCGGGATGCTCAACACGTTCCAGAACAGCGCGCAGGTGCTCTCGATCGGCGTGTTCTTCACGGTGATCACGCTCGGGCTCGCGTCGCGCCTGCCCCATGCGCTGGAGAGCGGTCTGGTCGGCCAGGGGATGCCGGCGGGACAGGCGCACACCATCGCCCACCTGCCACCGATCGGCATCCTGTTCGCGGCGTTCCTCGGCTACAACCCGATCCAGCAGCTGATCGGCTCCGCCGCTCACGCCCACGTCACCGCCGCGCACTACCACTACCTGACCGGGCGCAGCTTCTTCCCGTCGCTGATCACCGGACCGTTCGGACACGGCCTGCACCTGGCCATGCTCATGGCCGCCGGGGTGAGCTTCGTCGGCGCCATCTGCTCCGGGTTGCGCGGATCGGACACGGTCGAGGGCCGCATTCAGGGCACCGCGGAGTCCGTCGAGGCCGGCATCGCCGGCGCGGGGGACGAGGTCATGGCCGAGATCGGCGCCGGCGTCGCGGTCGAGTCCTGA
- a CDS encoding sulfurtransferase, with amino-acid sequence MARNDVLVDADWVEAHLDDPKVVLVEVDEDTAAYDKNHIRNAVRIDWKRDLQDPVRRDFVSKEQFEALLSERGIANDDTVVLYGGNNNWFASYAYWYFKLYGHSDVKLMDGGRKKWELDSRELVAEQPNRPATSYRASEPNNDIRAFRDEVVAAIGVKNLVDVRSPDEFSGKLLAPAHLPQEQSQRAGHVASAVNIPWSKAANEDGTFRSDDELTELYKSEGVDFGKETIAYCRIGERSAHTWFVLHELLDQSGVKNYDGSWTEYGSLVGVPIEKDV; translated from the coding sequence ATGGCTCGCAACGACGTACTCGTCGACGCGGACTGGGTCGAGGCGCACCTCGACGACCCCAAGGTCGTCCTGGTCGAGGTCGACGAGGACACCGCGGCGTACGACAAGAACCACATCCGCAACGCAGTGCGGATCGACTGGAAGCGCGACCTGCAGGACCCGGTCCGTCGCGACTTCGTCAGCAAGGAGCAGTTCGAGGCGCTGCTGTCGGAGCGCGGCATCGCCAACGACGACACGGTCGTCCTGTACGGCGGGAACAACAACTGGTTCGCGTCGTACGCGTACTGGTACTTCAAGCTCTACGGCCACTCCGACGTCAAGCTGATGGACGGCGGCCGCAAGAAGTGGGAGCTCGACAGCCGTGAGCTGGTCGCCGAGCAGCCGAACCGCCCGGCCACGTCGTACCGCGCCTCGGAGCCGAACAACGACATCCGCGCCTTCCGCGACGAGGTCGTCGCCGCGATCGGGGTCAAGAACCTCGTCGACGTCCGCTCGCCCGACGAGTTCTCCGGGAAGCTCCTCGCGCCGGCGCACCTGCCGCAGGAGCAGTCGCAGCGCGCGGGCCACGTGGCCAGCGCGGTCAACATCCCGTGGAGCAAGGCGGCCAACGAGGACGGCACGTTCCGCTCCGACGACGAGCTGACTGAGCTCTACAAGAGCGAAGGGGTCGACTTCGGCAAGGAGACCATCGCCTACTGCCGGATCGGTGAGCGCAGCGCGCACACCTGGTTCGTGCTGCACGAGCTGCTCGACCAGAGCGGCGTGAAGAACTACGACGGCTCGTGGACCGAGTACGGGTCGCTCGTCGGTGTGCCGATCGAGAAGGACGTCTGA
- a CDS encoding DUF1416 domain-containing protein — protein MCGAPDQATISREGIPSGETVIQGIVYQGDAPVSGGYVRLLEAGGEFTAEVITSATGQFRFFVKPGTWNVRVIPGGGHEGGDAKVDVSEGEISEVRISV, from the coding sequence ATGTGTGGAGCACCTGACCAGGCGACGATCAGTCGCGAAGGAATCCCGAGCGGCGAGACCGTGATCCAGGGTATCGTCTACCAGGGCGACGCGCCGGTCTCCGGCGGCTACGTCCGGCTGCTCGAGGCGGGCGGCGAGTTCACCGCTGAGGTGATCACGTCGGCGACCGGCCAGTTCCGCTTCTTCGTCAAGCCGGGGACGTGGAACGTGCGCGTCATCCCCGGCGGCGGCCACGAGGGCGGCGACGCCAAGGTGGACGTGTCCGAGGGCGAGATCAGCGAGGTGCGGATCTCGGTCTGA
- a CDS encoding GtrA family protein, with the protein MSDDRVAPAASPVATLVAEGHAGGQRPSLKESLVRFLVTGVCSLGADFAFLYGLHSGAGTSLTLATVVGSLAAVIVNYTLNRNWTFQATASHGSVVGPYLLMVAVNVGSTLLIVRGLTHLGLYYLVSKLVAVAVNAVLNFVSARYWVFKY; encoded by the coding sequence GTGTCCGACGACCGGGTGGCGCCCGCGGCCAGCCCGGTGGCGACGCTCGTCGCCGAAGGTCACGCCGGGGGACAGCGTCCGTCGCTGAAGGAATCGCTGGTGCGCTTCCTCGTCACCGGCGTGTGCAGCCTCGGGGCGGACTTCGCGTTCCTGTACGGCCTGCACTCCGGCGCCGGCACGTCCCTCACTCTGGCCACGGTCGTCGGGTCCCTGGCCGCGGTGATCGTCAACTACACGCTCAACCGCAACTGGACGTTCCAGGCGACCGCGTCGCACGGCTCCGTGGTCGGGCCGTACTTGCTGATGGTCGCCGTCAACGTGGGATCCACGCTGCTGATCGTGCGTGGGCTGACCCACCTCGGGCTCTACTACCTCGTCAGCAAGCTGGTGGCGGTGGCCGTCAACGCCGTACTCAACTTCGTGAGCGCCCGCTACTGGGTGTTCAAGTACTAG
- a CDS encoding SDR family NAD(P)-dependent oxidoreductase translates to MDLNQTSAVVTGGASGLGAATSRLLAQQGVGVVVADVQDDKGETLAKEIGGVFVHTDVTNTDQIIEAVDTAVGMAPLRSLVCCAGIGSAQRTVGKDGEYASAFNLDMYKLVIAINLTGSFDCVRIAATAMSRNAPDADGGRGAIVLTASVAAEDGQIGQAAYSSSKGGIVGMTLPVARDLSAIGVRVNTILPGLIDTPIYGEGPGAEEFKANLGKQVLFPKRLGQAEEYATLALEMLRNSYFNAESVRLDAGIRMQPR, encoded by the coding sequence ATGGATCTGAACCAGACCTCGGCCGTTGTCACCGGTGGCGCCTCCGGGCTCGGCGCCGCGACGTCTCGCCTGCTCGCTCAGCAGGGGGTGGGCGTCGTGGTCGCGGACGTCCAGGACGACAAGGGCGAGACGCTCGCCAAGGAGATCGGCGGCGTGTTCGTCCACACCGACGTGACCAACACCGACCAGATCATCGAAGCGGTCGACACCGCGGTCGGCATGGCGCCGTTGCGCTCTCTGGTGTGCTGCGCGGGGATCGGGTCGGCACAGCGCACCGTGGGCAAGGACGGCGAGTACGCCTCGGCGTTCAACCTCGACATGTACAAGCTCGTGATCGCGATCAACCTGACCGGCAGCTTCGACTGCGTCCGGATCGCGGCCACCGCGATGAGCCGCAACGCGCCCGACGCCGACGGCGGTCGCGGCGCGATCGTGCTCACCGCGTCCGTCGCGGCCGAGGACGGGCAGATCGGCCAGGCGGCGTACTCGTCGTCCAAGGGCGGCATCGTCGGCATGACGCTGCCGGTGGCACGCGACCTGTCGGCGATCGGCGTACGGGTCAACACGATCCTGCCCGGCCTGATCGACACCCCGATCTACGGCGAGGGTCCGGGGGCCGAGGAGTTCAAGGCGAACCTCGGCAAGCAGGTGCTGTTCCCGAAGCGGCTCGGCCAGGCCGAGGAGTACGCGACGCTGGCGCTGGAGATGCTGCGCAACAGCTACTTCAACGCGGAGTCAGTACGGCTGGACGCCGGCATCCGCATGCAACCCCGCTGA
- a CDS encoding glycoside hydrolase family 5 protein, with product MPGSVREQWQERAGTIAIAIVVTVLIAVGALIASRGGSSPSSAVPTTTSPPQALPVGASLRPAELLKGAASDFEGGTGDWIADAASLTLAAGGYQSSGSLSVAPAGGTSPTTAPTDTASPADGSDLDVPALTAWSPEQDASAGDRFVGNAYVKTASGDSIVQLEMRFIDAAGNVTDTEYGEPVRDTERWGQPPVVAAISPKGTTHVELGVSFPASTAASDQYVDQATLAETPGGHARVVGPLTTRGNQILDGNGQPLILRGMQRFGLEGGSKNPLPTEAEIAQLSMWGANEVRISLGEQLWLQTSCYYQADYPQEVDKVVNWVTSRGMVALINLHFSTAGDCRPPTLTPMADSPGSLTFWQEVATRYQSNPLVAFDLFNEPYVPQSIWLNGGAFTFDGHGVAAAGMQQLYDAVRNTGAKNLIVVSGLNYASEAPTAFVDGVNLAYGVHAYTCPQAPPPHCTKAYAADPYDPSPILDRWLPLAKDHPLIISEFGFPNGDNSVYNANLVGYATAHDLGWSAFAWDGGTDGLFDLVQSRPASDGTTIEPNAAGMPLVAAYALNWPAQP from the coding sequence GTGCCAGGCAGCGTTCGCGAGCAGTGGCAGGAGCGAGCCGGCACCATCGCCATCGCCATCGTGGTGACCGTGCTGATCGCCGTCGGTGCGCTGATCGCGAGTCGTGGCGGGTCGAGCCCGTCAAGCGCTGTTCCCACGACGACCAGCCCGCCGCAAGCCCTGCCGGTCGGCGCCTCGCTTCGCCCGGCCGAGCTGCTCAAAGGCGCCGCGTCGGACTTCGAGGGCGGCACCGGCGACTGGATCGCCGACGCGGCGTCGCTGACCCTTGCCGCGGGCGGCTACCAGAGCTCCGGGTCGTTGTCGGTGGCGCCGGCGGGCGGCACGTCGCCCACCACGGCACCCACGGACACCGCCAGCCCCGCGGACGGCAGCGACCTCGACGTACCCGCGCTGACCGCCTGGTCGCCCGAGCAGGACGCCTCCGCCGGCGACCGGTTCGTGGGCAACGCCTACGTCAAGACCGCGTCCGGGGACAGCATCGTGCAGCTCGAGATGCGGTTCATCGACGCGGCGGGCAACGTCACCGACACCGAGTACGGCGAGCCGGTGCGCGACACCGAGCGATGGGGCCAGCCACCGGTGGTCGCCGCGATCTCGCCGAAGGGAACGACCCACGTCGAGCTCGGCGTGTCCTTCCCTGCCTCGACCGCGGCGTCGGACCAGTACGTCGACCAGGCGACCCTCGCCGAGACGCCCGGCGGCCACGCGCGCGTCGTCGGCCCGCTGACCACGCGCGGCAACCAGATCCTCGACGGCAACGGGCAGCCGCTGATCCTGCGGGGCATGCAGCGGTTCGGTCTCGAAGGCGGCTCGAAGAACCCGCTGCCGACCGAGGCCGAGATCGCGCAGCTGTCGATGTGGGGAGCCAACGAGGTCCGGATCTCCCTCGGCGAGCAGCTGTGGCTCCAGACGTCCTGCTACTACCAGGCCGACTACCCGCAGGAGGTCGACAAGGTCGTCAACTGGGTGACCTCGCGCGGCATGGTCGCGCTGATCAACCTGCACTTCTCCACCGCGGGCGACTGCCGGCCTCCGACGCTGACCCCGATGGCCGACTCGCCGGGCTCGCTGACGTTCTGGCAGGAGGTCGCGACCCGCTACCAGAGCAACCCGCTCGTCGCGTTCGACCTGTTCAACGAGCCGTACGTGCCGCAGTCGATCTGGCTCAACGGCGGCGCCTTCACCTTCGACGGTCATGGTGTCGCCGCTGCGGGAATGCAGCAGCTCTACGACGCGGTGCGCAACACCGGGGCCAAGAACCTGATCGTCGTCAGCGGGCTGAACTACGCCAGCGAAGCGCCGACCGCGTTCGTCGACGGCGTCAACCTCGCCTACGGCGTCCACGCCTACACCTGCCCGCAGGCGCCCCCGCCGCACTGCACCAAGGCCTACGCCGCCGACCCGTACGACCCGTCCCCGATCCTCGACCGCTGGCTGCCGCTGGCGAAGGACCACCCGCTGATCATCAGCGAGTTCGGGTTCCCCAACGGCGACAACAGCGTCTACAACGCCAACCTCGTCGGCTACGCCACGGCGCACGACCTGGGCTGGAGCGCGTTCGCGTGGGACGGCGGCACGGACGGGCTGTTCGACCTGGTGCAGAGCCGCCCGGCCTCCGACGGCACGACCATCGAGCCCAACGCCGCCGGCATGCCCCTGGTCGCCGCCTACG